The following nucleotide sequence is from Ammospiza nelsoni isolate bAmmNel1 chromosome 29, bAmmNel1.pri, whole genome shotgun sequence.
ggacccctgctgcgagctgagggcacagttgcaacgtgcacagaggtagaaggagccacaagcagtcaagagtggccttgctctgtgtgggtcccttccagagggagggagttacaagtctaaagtttccaaagaacaaaagccactgctaGAGGCAGTGTAAAACATGGGAGGATTTTTAAAGTcgccaatgccaggagattcaacagagcaatttcaaacttctggtggggaattcttttgcttgctttcctaattgcacagaattcagataaaaccagtattttgttttctcctcagctgattttggcctcgcTACTCAGCTcacccctgagcagagcagacggtgctcggtaACCGGGACTCCTTGGCGGATGGcgcctgaagtggtgacaggtcaaccatatggccccaaagtggacatatggtcttttggaattgtgggaattgaaATGATAGAACAAGAACCTCCTTACTTGGGCGAAAGTTCTGgcacggtaaggagcaaatactcactaatcccactgtctttctcacctgtcccatgtcctgtgtgccactggacaaaatcccattgccatctgctggaactacttccaccaaggtcccctcctacaaatgtccctgcaacacatcagcatctgctggacTTTTGGTTGCAtcagtgggggaactcaagccttaccacatgcaaacaaactccaaacaaactccattctcactcaacactttcctttgggCTAGTGGTTTCAGTCCTTTTGTCTTTGTAGATGGCcttaataacaggaaaaaagcatcttaaaagtgttgttatctttccagaaatgaaggaaggaaacccaaacccaacaaagtttctaaaaccgtggtctttagagaggaacctaaccctgtgtgcagtttcttctcactggaaaacatgggcatgagggtgtaatgcacagagtctcttctgcttcttgtgcagtgctgctgaaacactcagtgaccgtgtttctctcctagcccaagcaacattctgcacgtcaccaagccagagcctggtgatgtggagagcctgccaaaacctcctgtttgtttcctgcCACTTTCTGGGATGGGCCtaccattaatgcattgacttgagcagCCAAATGACTACAGGGTGTCCATAGGGAtggaacctctccttcttctgacctagacaatttttcttttgctgcaaaaatgggaagctgaaattttcagactgctgagagacagagctgcaagtggctcctgtgtgcccaagcaggcattttcatcccaatacatttgtgcaggcatcttaatgtgtctgtgttgaagaggAGATTGTAAATATTTGGTTCCCTACCTGGGTATTAactgatggatttcctttcttttcttccaattcccattgttttcaagaacagcacaaaaagcttgatgagttttgttctagggCACGTGCgcttaaaggaccaacaagcactgcagagatgcctttcatgtactaacccttgaaattagttagCATAGCAAtgtccctcttccaaaaaccatctcaagctggcatgaatcctcagagaagcaaatgtccttttgctgatgtagttcccactaactaggtcaggcaatgaaatcagctgccaaggcaagatctgcaggatggtggaaaagctgtggctgcatcggggtttgggtttttggttggtaaagcaaagtcatctctgggtctgtgccagggcagaaactgccactgaagaacagaggttaaacaaagggatctgggagagccttagagatgtgaaagcaggaggtggagcctggtgtctcctttctctccaggctacatacctgatagccacagtagggactccacagctgcggcagcccaagctcctctcggctttgctgcgtgacttcctgagctgctgcctgcagacagacgaggagcagcgctggtctgccaaggagctcctgcaggtaaaatgtgaaggggctgcaggtgaaacaggctctgagggatgggctcctcttccactcaagcccaaggcagcagatgagcccccttcctcctcacctccactcttgctgctcttcaaatgaaaatggtgaggaatcctagactgggttgggctggcagggccctgtaaatgtcctctggtgcaagtgtcctgcaatgagcagggacatctttaaagagattgggttgctcagagccctttgccactggagccggaatggttgcagggatggggctcctacaagctcttggggcaagctgtgccagggtggcaccatgctccgagtaaacaagttcttccttagacctaGTCTGATTAGATGCccttagtgtttaaaaatatttgtccatatcctattgtaactgaccctgttaaaaaagatgtcccacactttcttcaaagccactctgaagtcttggaaagtcTCCCCGGGGCCTgtccttcacaaaactgaataactccagctccctctgcatttcctgtgaggagaggtgctctgtcctctgactgtGTCTGTTGCCCTCTTCTGTGATTTGGTGGAgtgttcagttttatctaatggcaaaagaattgaagtagagcaatgcagggtacagagacatgaaatggtggtggaggaacccaaggaagccagtcccagcctaggggtcagagatttggctgtgggcaggaggggctgtggggggctcactgtgagcctctgaggggccctggtttgtgacccccagcccaccctcagaggtttctgccacgcaaactgggacagctgggagggacttgtcccagccccatctgctgcctggcatgctcaagcagacgggaactgtgccagggttactgccgggttgtgtggcagagagggaactgcagggcccagtgccacttgggctggccctgctgggaaggaaggtgccatccagcacacgaggggcagggcatggaaaggcggacactgctttctgtccctgtgggaatcagcagagtgcctgtctttcaaaggcagggaccCATGTGAGccattggagtttcctgaaaggaagaaaacccagggacagaaagcagcatttctaGAGCAttggcagggcaaaaatcccagcatgatgaagacatcacaataaacagatgagtgggattctgggccaggtttgcctgtgatggcaaggtcttgcacattggggatgactggggagcagatggtcccattgctcctctttctgggtctttccaggaacttgatgtatcctgattgagtccctgaagcaatgagcttggaaagtaatggttcactgttctttgttgtatttttttttccggtggacagcatccatttgtaacttcagccaagccaccattcatcctggcacaagtcatcaactcagtgaagaagacgaataaccctaaccctaaactctaaacctaaaacctaaccctaaccttaaatgctaacccaaaccctaaccctatccctatctctatcccttaccctttcccttaccctttccctaaccccaaccctaagcctaagccaaagcctaaacctaaacccaaaCCTGAACCTAAAtctaagcctaaacctaagcctaagcctaaacctaagcctaagcctaagtgtaagcctaagcctaagcctaaccctaaccctgggaGACTAGAACATAGCaatcatgtcaagatgttatctctgttaccaatttagagtaggattgtagagTAGGGTTGCTAAAGAGATTTGtagcatagaattatagattagagttttaattaataaagtttctgaaacatcaactcaCTCGGaagattctcctccttctgaccccttcagaaaattcaacatttccttctgaattaccaattgttttttattggtactaagtcacacatatggctttttttgtatGGTTTCATAAGTGAGGAAGGCTcctcttcattcatcctctccagaccgcactgcctttggaatatgacccactggctggttatggcgcagctgtggtatttctagttgaggcagaaagggcaatggcatttggaggcaaaaccaaaggaagaatgaggcagcccaaacacgctgtgcagatgcaggccttcagctgtgactggagagcattggggttcctgccacttggatttgtatccctaaatgcaataatctctttggctggaggagagccttgctcaagtgagaaagcagaaagatcagagagggtgcttgcgaaggtctcctgtggtgcagagctgtcagcgcctgtgaggtgagagcgggcccggccttgcccgggctggagccccagcagagccccggcagaggccggagcagcctgagccccggcagaggcaggctggaaggaggcccttggagctgcaagaggcagcagccgggccctgggtgtcTCTTGCTGGGAGCGGGagaatcctccgctctcagagcccaggtggcagctggctgctgctgaggggaagcgcagccgtgctgggcacagcccggcctggaggccatggccgtctggagtgtgcccaggagcagagaaaggccaagggcagccgcgggtcgctgggctggctgaggattcctcctcttctgccagctgccctgcaactcctggcaaaggccagcagtgtgtgcagcactctgggcaccggggcagggagccgggctgctcggcaggctggagcacagggcagctccttcaggcccagcacttgtgccagggaagcgaggccagcgtgaggcagggacagcttggcagggcccatctgcaggagccagcgcctcacgcagctctgggaggaagcgcctgcaaccctgcagttctgcactgagccagagcaaaggtgtgagattcagagtgtttggcagaaatattcaggcccaccaggccagcctactttgtgctctgtggtgcacagcaagcgctgtgcaatgcagctctgagctgctgggagagaggcagtcggggatgtgcctgaggtgaGTCAAGGGGTTAGCTGAAAATGTAATGAGGATAATTGAAAAGTGCAGATGGGTCGAGGGCTCAGCTGGGAATAGAATTGGGATAGTAGAagattgcatattttagttaagattttaaaatgaggtaagaaGCTAATTTAGTAATACAGCTAGCAGAAATCATGTGCCTTAGTTAAAGAGTACCAAATATATTAGGAACATCAAGCTAGGAGTGACAGGGATGGAGGAAGCAATTGTGAAGAAGCTGAGACCATAGAAAGACCTTGCcttaagaataattgaacagttaggagaggcttggaccatgagcagcaggtcaAAAGGTCTTGCCAACTGGCCATGGGAGGAGAGTTCACCATGAGGAAgactgctttcttcctcccatacaaccactccctcatttcaaaatcccaccaaTCCAGTTAAGGGAATACAATTGCGCAACTGTAAtagatattcagctgataaaaatgtgaagcaggcaggtaataattatgtattatgGGTCCTTAGAAACCTAATGTAaaaccttttctgtagaaatagagaGCGGGAGTCTGCAACTCCTTGCACGTGTCTTTGGAAATTAGTTTACATGTGACCAGGgctgcaataaatacccttcttttctactaTAATTAGTTGAAGAGTCATCTGTCTGTGCTTCAAGGGTTATGCTGGAGTAGTGAACTGATTTGGatgggagcagaagagtttcagcaggcaatttttggaagagatggaaggctcTTGTGACTGAAGGGAAAGCCATTTGGAATGGAGAAATGATCCCAGAGTCCATCCAATtgtatctttgtgtctgaatCTAAATCAGAATGATTATAGATAGCTTCATGCAATTTGTCTACAAATTTATCAaagtcttcattctttctttgacaaatctgtgtaaaagacaTAGTGTGTAACTTATCTGGAAGTGCAAGAAATGCATTACATGCTAGTTGTTGGCTCATCTGTAAGACTTGATCAATGCTcctagcctgggcagtggcagtagcccagggccctttgccaagtaactgttgtgctgttaaaccatacagaggatCACCCTGCACTCTAGGTCTTGCAGCTTCTTgagcacacttttcctcccagcttttatgaaacatcACCTGCTGATAGGGTGGCACTCTAAGTCTGATTAGggtatgcacatcagctggaattaatgcgttagatggaaaaatatactgcagaagtgactgtgcaagttggcattttcaaccaaattgtgaaaatgcagctctcatcttttctaaaatcttccaatCGAAAGGTTCTCAAACTCTACTTGCAGCATTAGTTACTACAAGAAAAGCTTCTACATCATTGGAGAGAAAAGTCCCTTCTACAATAGCTTctgcaataacttttttctacttttgtttctctttggtgGAGATAAAGCTTGGCCTGCAATTCCTCAGAAAGGATTAGGAGGACCATGCTAGTTTGGGAAATtgacactgtttgcccctagcattcaacagatgcttgacatcaggcacaaattccaaCGTCCAAAATGTAGTGAGCATCTATTAGGCTCAGACTGCaaggataatgtagaattgtGGAATTGGCCTTCGGTTATcctggcatcactttttacaccaggatTAGCTTCATCACAGGCCCTTATATCATTCAAACGATTGGCTTGttggacaggaaaacaaattaacattacatctgcAATCCGGAATGAGCTTACCACTGATGTAGGTAGCATACACCACGCTGTGTTACAGGATAGGACTGCTATAaattttttgttgctagcacaaGGAGATGAGcgtgaagattttgaagggatgtgttgcatgaatctctctgacCACTCTGGATCTATTGACAAGAAATtgtcattgcttaaggagaatATGAAAAAGCTCACAGTGGTTGagaattcttttgatgagtggctaaaatcctggggaataacAGGCTGGCTCAAGGATTTAGTACGCTTTGGCATTTTGCTTGTAGTGCCTTGCTGTGCAGAAAATAATTGAGCGTGCTTTGAAATCAGTCTGGCTtgtgcaaaaacaaaactggGGAACtgttgagagttttttgcagattgaggagTTCTTGCTAGACAAGGGCCATATTCAGCCGATGCACAATCCAACCTACTTCTACTAATGGACAATGGACACATTCACAAACAATGGataatggacatattcagaaatggggttGGTATATCcttgagaaaaatacaagaagagtcatcaggactcagcaagtttgacagcaagcttgggaaaaaaggaaaacattgaaCCATGAGTGGGCCAGAAGACGACAGCAAGACGCGTGAAAAATTAGGtgatccaatcagcattctaATTTAGATGTCTAAATagctaggattaaccaatcacgtattagctagagacacgtggacagtagagatttattataaatatagtctttttagggataataaatttggcttcactggatcatattggttGTGGTGTGATATCCCTGAACCTCCGCACCCCGcacaagggcagctggggaggcccagcctgggcagcagcagaaaggaatttccctcccagggcagggctgtggtgcagcacgtccccagcaggagcctggagcagccccaggctctgtgtgggcaggcaggggcaggcaggaggcagagctgtcagcaaaggaagggcccagccaggtggggcagccgggcgatgccgacagcctgcagggacagaggcgcagggcagggacaccgtgggacagcctgggctgc
It contains:
- the LOC132085164 gene encoding serine/threonine-protein kinase PAK 1-like encodes the protein MAPEVVTGQPYGPKVDIWSFGIVGIEMIEQEPPYLGESSGTATYLIATVGTPQLRQPKLLSALLRDFLSCCLQTDEEQRWSAKELLQHPFVTSAKPPFILAQVINSVKKTNNPNPKL